A section of the Bacillus sp. HSf4 genome encodes:
- a CDS encoding siderophore ABC transporter substrate-binding protein, with protein sequence MKKLSLLLMALVTVLVIAACGSQSADSGAKKGETVTIKHASGSTDVPKNPKKVVVFNFGVLDTLDELGLSDRVVGLPKQSLPAYLKKYNDNKYESVGGLKEPDFEKIAELEPDLIIIEGRQSEQYDEFKKIAPTIDIQLDQKNYMKSFKENTENIGKIFGKEDAVKDELARIDSQAEKVNKLAKEKGGKGLVVLTSDKQISAYGSGSRFGLIHDVLGVEPADQDIKVSLHGQSVSSEYISEKNPDYLFVIDRSAAIGEKGTAKEVIENEIVKSTNAYKNGHITYLDPGYWYLSGGGLESVSEMVKEVENGLK encoded by the coding sequence TTGAAAAAACTATCATTATTGTTAATGGCGCTGGTGACAGTGCTTGTCATCGCGGCGTGCGGAAGCCAATCCGCTGATTCAGGTGCGAAAAAAGGAGAAACGGTCACAATCAAACATGCGAGCGGCTCAACAGATGTACCCAAAAATCCGAAAAAAGTCGTTGTCTTCAATTTCGGAGTGCTTGACACACTTGATGAGCTCGGATTAAGCGACCGCGTTGTCGGCCTTCCGAAGCAAAGTCTTCCGGCTTATCTTAAAAAATATAATGATAATAAGTATGAAAGTGTCGGCGGACTAAAAGAGCCTGACTTTGAAAAAATTGCTGAACTTGAGCCCGATTTGATCATCATCGAAGGCAGACAGTCGGAACAATATGATGAGTTCAAAAAAATCGCGCCGACGATCGACATTCAGCTTGACCAGAAGAACTATATGAAGAGCTTTAAAGAAAATACCGAAAACATCGGCAAAATCTTCGGCAAAGAAGATGCTGTAAAGGATGAGCTGGCGAGAATTGATAGCCAGGCAGAGAAAGTCAACAAACTGGCTAAAGAAAAAGGCGGCAAAGGATTGGTCGTCCTGACAAGCGACAAACAAATCAGCGCTTATGGAAGCGGCTCAAGATTTGGCCTGATCCACGATGTACTTGGCGTTGAGCCTGCTGATCAAGACATCAAAGTATCCCTTCACGGCCAAAGCGTTTCTTCTGAATATATCTCAGAAAAAAATCCGGACTATCTGTTTGTCATCGACCGGAGCGCGGCCATCGGGGAAAAAGGAACAGCCAAAGAAGTGATTGAAAACGAAATCGTCAAATCGACAAACGCGTATAAAAACGGTCATATCACATACCTTGACCCGGGCTACTGGTACTTATCAGGCGGAGGACTTGAGTCTGTGTCAGAAATGGTGAAAGAAGTCGAAAACGGATTGAAATAA
- a CDS encoding MDR family MFS transporter produces MNTETEQQTYNRKIIVGLLIAGAFIAILNQTLLVTALPHIMADLNIDATQGQWLTTAFMLTNGILIPITAFLIERYSSRALVIAAMGIFTAGTIVGAFAPNFPILLTARIIQAAGAGIMMPLMQTIFLTIFPVEKRGSAMGMVGLVIAFAPAIGPTLSGWIVDSFTWRYLFYIILPIALIDLVLVIILMKNVTKLRETSVDILSIILSSLGFGGLLYGFSSAGSEGWGDNTVITSFVIGAIALIVFIMRQLRIKRPILEFRVFQSWTFSITTLLGMIVFALMIGTETILPLYTQNVRDVTAFDSGLMLLPGAVAMGIMSPIIGRIFDKIGGKGLAIIGFALLLLTTIPFADLKIDTSLTFIVVIYTVRMIGTSMIMMPLTTAGINALPNHLIPHGTAMNNTMRQIGGSIGTAVLISVMSTSTKHASTSNPLNAVVHGMNSAFIVAAVLALIGFILSFTLKKKPQKQEQPAR; encoded by the coding sequence ATGAATACAGAAACTGAACAGCAAACCTATAATCGAAAGATCATCGTCGGTTTGCTTATTGCCGGAGCCTTTATCGCGATCTTGAATCAGACGCTTTTAGTTACCGCGCTGCCGCATATTATGGCGGATTTGAATATCGATGCGACACAAGGACAATGGCTGACAACGGCCTTTATGCTGACGAACGGGATTCTGATTCCGATTACCGCCTTTTTGATTGAGCGGTATTCAAGCCGGGCGCTTGTCATTGCAGCGATGGGAATCTTTACAGCCGGTACGATCGTCGGCGCGTTCGCGCCTAACTTCCCGATTCTATTGACTGCGCGGATCATCCAGGCCGCGGGCGCCGGAATTATGATGCCGCTTATGCAAACGATCTTTTTAACGATTTTCCCGGTTGAAAAACGGGGATCGGCAATGGGGATGGTCGGCCTTGTCATCGCCTTTGCCCCGGCGATCGGTCCGACATTGTCAGGCTGGATCGTTGACAGCTTTACTTGGAGATACTTATTCTATATCATTTTGCCAATTGCGCTCATTGACCTTGTATTGGTCATCATTCTGATGAAAAACGTAACGAAATTGAGAGAAACATCTGTTGACATCCTCTCCATCATCCTGTCCAGCTTAGGGTTCGGCGGATTATTGTACGGATTCAGCAGCGCCGGCTCAGAAGGATGGGGAGACAATACCGTTATCACTTCATTTGTCATTGGCGCCATTGCCTTAATCGTCTTTATTATGAGACAGTTGAGGATCAAAAGACCGATTCTCGAATTCCGCGTCTTTCAATCATGGACGTTCAGCATAACCACATTGCTGGGAATGATTGTTTTCGCCTTAATGATCGGTACAGAAACGATTTTGCCGCTTTATACACAGAACGTCAGAGACGTTACCGCTTTTGATTCCGGTCTGATGCTTCTGCCGGGAGCGGTCGCTATGGGGATTATGTCTCCGATTATCGGCAGGATTTTTGACAAGATCGGCGGAAAAGGGCTGGCGATCATCGGATTTGCCCTCCTGCTCTTGACGACGATACCGTTTGCCGATCTGAAAATCGATACATCACTGACATTCATTGTCGTCATTTATACCGTGCGCATGATCGGAACTTCGATGATCATGATGCCGCTGACAACAGCCGGCATCAACGCTTTGCCGAATCATCTGATTCCGCACGGAACAGCGATGAACAATACGATGCGTCAAATCGGCGGTTCGATCGGTACGGCTGTATTAATTTCTGTGATGAGTACGTCGACGAAACACGCCAGCACTTCAAATCCGTTGAACGCAGTCGTACACGGAATGAACTCAGCCTTTATCGTCGCAGCCGTCCTCGCCTTGATCGGATTTATTCTCTCATTTACGCTGAAAAAGAAGCCGCAGAAGCAAGAGCAGCCTGCGCGCTGA
- a CDS encoding iron chelate uptake ABC transporter family permease subunit, with the protein MRDQKKMLILIIIAAVCIGVFLFYGLPSVWEYALPRRIAKVLAMIVVGTAIAYSSMIFQTITNNRILTPSILGLDSLYVLLQTAIIYFFGAARLADLGKNGNFLLSTALMICFSFVLFVLMFRRGGRHIFLLLLVGIIFGTLFRSLSSFMQMLIDPNEFQVVQSKMFASFNNLNTDILLIASVLIVAVLLYAWRFNPYFDVLSLGRDQAVNLGIDYDRTVKKMLVVIAMLVSVSTALVGPITFLGLLVVNVAREVFKTYKHSILIPGAVLFSIIALVGGQFIVEKLFGLTATLVVIIDFIGGIYFIYLLLKERKG; encoded by the coding sequence ATGCGTGATCAAAAGAAAATGTTGATCCTGATCATCATCGCGGCTGTTTGCATCGGCGTATTTCTGTTTTACGGCCTGCCGTCCGTCTGGGAATATGCCCTGCCGCGAAGAATAGCCAAAGTGCTGGCGATGATCGTCGTCGGGACGGCGATCGCGTATTCTTCGATGATCTTCCAGACGATCACAAACAACAGAATTTTAACGCCGAGCATTCTCGGACTTGATTCGCTTTATGTGCTGCTGCAAACGGCCATTATTTACTTTTTCGGTGCAGCGCGATTGGCCGACCTTGGGAAAAACGGCAACTTTCTATTGTCGACGGCCTTGATGATCTGCTTTTCATTTGTGCTGTTCGTCCTGATGTTCCGCCGCGGAGGCAGGCACATCTTTTTGCTTCTGCTTGTCGGGATCATATTCGGCACTTTATTTAGAAGCTTGTCTTCCTTTATGCAGATGCTGATTGATCCGAACGAATTCCAGGTCGTGCAAAGCAAAATGTTCGCCAGCTTCAACAATTTGAATACGGACATCCTGCTGATCGCTTCGGTGCTGATTGTGGCGGTTCTTCTCTATGCCTGGCGGTTCAACCCGTATTTTGACGTGCTGTCGCTCGGCAGAGACCAAGCCGTTAACCTTGGCATCGACTATGACCGGACGGTGAAAAAAATGCTGGTCGTCATCGCCATGCTTGTATCCGTATCAACAGCGCTCGTCGGGCCGATTACCTTTTTGGGACTTCTCGTCGTCAACGTCGCAAGGGAAGTGTTTAAAACATATAAGCACAGCATCCTGATTCCGGGAGCGGTTTTGTTTTCCATCATCGCGCTTGTCGGCGGCCAGTTCATCGTTGAAAAGCTGTTTGGTTTAACGGCGACTTTGGTTGTGATCATTGATTTTATCGGCGGGATTTATTTTATTTACCTGCTGCTGAAGGAGCGTAAAGGATGA
- a CDS encoding ABC transporter ATP-binding protein codes for MIEVQHVSKQYGGQTVVESTSLSIQKGNITSFIGPNGAGKSTLLSMISRLTGMDSGKVLIDGKEIGAYKSHDLAKKISILKQSNQINIRLTVRELVSFGRFPYSQGRLSQEDWRYVDEAIKYMKLKDIEHKHLEELSGGQCQRAFIAMVIAQDTDYILLDEPLNNLDMKHSVEIMKLLKNLVEKLGKTIVIVIHDINFASVYSDRIVALKNGRIVKEGPVDEIIQTPVLKDIYDMDIPIEQIGDQKICVYFKG; via the coding sequence ATGATAGAAGTTCAACATGTCAGCAAACAATACGGAGGCCAAACCGTTGTTGAGAGTACATCGCTTTCGATTCAAAAAGGGAACATCACCTCTTTTATCGGGCCGAACGGAGCGGGAAAAAGCACGCTGCTTTCCATGATCAGCCGACTGACCGGCATGGATTCCGGAAAAGTGCTGATCGACGGCAAAGAAATCGGTGCTTACAAAAGCCATGACTTAGCTAAAAAAATCAGCATTTTAAAACAGTCCAACCAGATCAACATCAGGCTGACCGTCAGAGAGCTTGTCAGCTTCGGCAGATTTCCCTATTCACAGGGAAGGCTGTCGCAAGAGGACTGGAGATACGTTGATGAAGCGATCAAATATATGAAACTGAAAGACATCGAACATAAGCATTTGGAAGAGCTGAGCGGCGGCCAGTGCCAGCGGGCTTTTATCGCAATGGTCATCGCGCAGGATACCGATTATATTTTGCTTGATGAACCGCTGAATAACCTTGATATGAAACATTCGGTGGAGATTATGAAACTGTTGAAAAATCTCGTCGAAAAGCTCGGCAAAACGATCGTCATTGTCATTCATGACATCAACTTTGCCTCGGTTTATTCCGACAGGATCGTCGCCCTGAAAAACGGGCGGATCGTCAAAGAGGGGCCTGTGGATGAGATCATTCAAACACCGGTGCTGAAAGACATCTATGACATGGATATCCCGATTGAGCAAATCGGAGACCAAAAAATTTGCGTTTATTTTAAAGGATGA
- a CDS encoding TetR/AcrR family transcriptional regulator encodes MKDKKADIIKAAKKLFAEKGYLNVSMQAIAEECKISKASIYKIFQSKEELLLALINFRKEEMLKKSAKINTESSLTPKERFAKKIALEIMEFRENRQFINFMSNDGASPDTALIRKHLKQTKSMIISWHRDSIIQAYGEEVKPYIWELVIIYHGLMREFLFLVAAKKSQPHVESIPPFIMSLLDLYIEKKQTGEMKPSLNEDIIASYMNMAIPHPPKKEELLAGHLQTLKDAIRSLSNDDFDVKELQSAAGMLCQEMFEEEPRPFLIQALLDYLGKIETLEQTIAQIKTIYTKE; translated from the coding sequence ATGAAGGATAAGAAAGCAGACATCATAAAAGCCGCCAAAAAACTGTTTGCCGAAAAAGGTTACCTCAATGTTTCGATGCAGGCGATTGCTGAAGAATGCAAAATTTCCAAGGCCTCTATTTATAAAATCTTTCAATCAAAAGAAGAACTGCTGCTGGCATTAATCAACTTCAGAAAAGAAGAAATGCTGAAGAAAAGCGCCAAAATCAATACGGAATCCTCTTTGACGCCGAAAGAGAGATTCGCAAAGAAAATCGCCCTGGAAATCATGGAGTTTAGAGAAAACCGTCAATTTATCAACTTCATGTCCAACGACGGGGCGTCTCCTGATACGGCCCTTATTCGAAAGCATCTCAAACAGACGAAGTCGATGATTATCAGCTGGCACAGAGATTCGATCATTCAGGCGTACGGAGAAGAGGTGAAACCGTACATTTGGGAGCTCGTGATCATTTACCACGGCTTGATGAGGGAATTCCTTTTCTTAGTCGCAGCTAAAAAATCTCAGCCTCATGTCGAGTCGATTCCGCCATTCATTATGTCTTTGTTGGATTTGTACATCGAGAAAAAACAGACCGGTGAAATGAAACCTTCATTAAATGAAGACATTATAGCCAGCTATATGAATATGGCCATTCCACACCCGCCCAAAAAGGAAGAATTGCTGGCCGGGCATTTACAAACACTGAAAGATGCAATCCGCTCGCTGTCAAACGATGACTTTGACGTCAAGGAACTGCAATCTGCCGCGGGCATGCTGTGCCAAGAAATGTTCGAAGAAGAGCCGCGTCCGTTTTTGATTCAGGCTCTCCTCGATTACCTCGGAAAAATCGAGACGCTGGAACAGACAATAGCACAAATCAAAACAATATATACGAAAGAATAA
- a CDS encoding glycoside hydrolase family 16 protein: MPYRMKRVLLLLITGLFMSLSAFTSTASAQAGGSFFDPFNSYNPGLWQKANGYSNGNMFNCTWRANNVSMTSLGEMRLALTSPSYNKFDCGENRSVQTYGYGLYEVKMKPAKNTGIVSSFFTYTGPTDGTPWDEIDIEFLGKDTTKVQFNYYTNGIGNHEKLVNLGFDAANAYHTYAFDWQPNSIKWYVDGQLKHTATSHIPTTPGKIMMNLWNGTGVDEWLGSYNGVTPLYAHYDWVRYTKK; the protein is encoded by the coding sequence ATGCCTTATCGTATGAAACGAGTGTTGTTGCTTCTTATCACTGGATTGTTTATGAGTTTGTCTGCATTCACTTCTACTGCCTCGGCTCAAGCAGGCGGATCGTTTTTTGACCCTTTTAACAGCTATAACCCCGGTTTATGGCAAAAAGCAAATGGTTATTCGAATGGAAATATGTTCAACTGCACTTGGCGTGCAAATAATGTATCAATGACGTCATTGGGTGAAATGCGTTTGGCGCTAACAAGTCCATCCTATAACAAGTTTGACTGCGGGGAAAACCGTTCTGTTCAAACATATGGCTATGGACTTTATGAAGTCAAAATGAAACCAGCTAAAAACACAGGGATCGTTTCATCGTTCTTCACTTACACAGGTCCAACAGATGGAACGCCTTGGGATGAGATTGATATCGAATTTTTAGGAAAAGACACAACAAAGGTTCAATTTAACTATTATACAAATGGTATAGGAAACCATGAGAAGCTTGTGAATCTCGGATTTGATGCAGCCAATGCCTATCACACGTATGCGTTCGATTGGCAGCCAAATTCTATTAAATGGTATGTCGATGGGCAATTAAAACATACTGCGACAAGCCATATTCCGACAACACCAGGAAAGATCATGATGAACTTGTGGAATGGTACTGGTGTCGATGAATGGCTCGGTTCCTACAATGGTGTAACACCGCTATACGCTCATTACGACTGGGTGCGTTATACAAAAAAATAG
- a CDS encoding NADPH-dependent oxidoreductase encodes MNEVLKTLTDHRSIRSYTDEPVSPEQLDSIIQAVQAAPTSINGQQVTVITVQDQERKQKIAELAGGQAWIDQAPVFLLFCADFNRAKIALEKNGQNLAITDGMESVLVGAVDCGIAIGTATAAAESMGLGTVPIGAVRGRAEELIGLLEIPEYVFPVAGLVVGHPADRSAKKPRLPEQAVRHSETYRRDLKPLIDTYDEEMSEYMKQRTNGQESRNWSQGISAYYNSVYYPHIREMLEKQGFKLK; translated from the coding sequence ATGAATGAAGTATTAAAAACACTGACAGACCACAGATCGATCCGCAGCTATACAGATGAGCCTGTCAGCCCTGAACAGCTGGACAGCATCATCCAAGCCGTCCAGGCCGCTCCGACATCGATCAACGGCCAGCAGGTCACCGTGATCACCGTCCAGGACCAAGAGAGAAAACAGAAGATTGCCGAACTGGCCGGCGGACAGGCCTGGATCGATCAGGCTCCCGTTTTCCTCCTCTTCTGCGCAGACTTCAACAGGGCGAAAATCGCGCTTGAGAAAAACGGACAGAACCTTGCCATAACAGACGGAATGGAATCGGTGCTCGTCGGGGCGGTCGATTGCGGCATCGCCATCGGCACTGCCACGGCTGCCGCCGAATCTATGGGACTCGGCACCGTGCCGATCGGCGCTGTCCGCGGCCGGGCCGAAGAACTGATCGGACTGCTCGAGATTCCCGAGTACGTGTTTCCGGTTGCAGGCCTTGTCGTAGGCCACCCGGCAGACCGTTCAGCGAAAAAACCGCGCCTGCCTGAACAAGCGGTAAGGCACAGCGAAACATACCGACGCGATTTGAAACCGCTGATTGACACATACGACGAAGAGATGTCCGAATACATGAAACAACGCACAAACGGACAGGAATCACGAAACTGGTCGCAAGGCATTTCAGCTTACTACAACAGCGTGTATTATCCGCACATTCGGGAAATGCTTGAAAAGCAAGGATTTAAACTGAAATAG
- a CDS encoding ABC transporter permease, whose amino-acid sequence MKLRYLWLLLIILSFCSVFIGVKPLSPFDLFHLDKDDIQTLYISRIPRMISIVLAGMSLAICGLMMQQLTRNKFVSPTTAGTMDWARLGVIIAMMFFSSAGLVVKMLFAFVFALIGSFLFVNVLDRIKFKDAVFIPLVGLMLGSVVSAVSTFIAYQYNLIQNLNAWFEGNFSLIMKGRYELLYLSIPLVIIAYLYANKFTVAGMGESFAVNLGLNYKRVVNIGLIIVSVISSVVILTVGTLPFLGLIIPNIVSIYRGDHLKNSLPHTALLGAVFVLFCDILGRLIIFPYEISVGLMVGIIGSGVFLYLLLRRKAYA is encoded by the coding sequence ATGAAATTACGGTATTTATGGCTACTGCTTATCATTCTTTCTTTCTGTTCTGTTTTCATCGGCGTGAAGCCATTATCGCCTTTTGATCTTTTTCATTTGGATAAGGACGACATTCAAACGCTTTACATAAGCAGGATCCCCCGCATGATCAGCATCGTGCTCGCAGGCATGAGCCTCGCCATCTGCGGGCTGATGATGCAGCAGCTGACACGCAATAAATTTGTTTCACCGACGACGGCCGGAACGATGGATTGGGCGAGACTTGGCGTGATCATTGCCATGATGTTTTTTTCTTCGGCCGGGCTTGTGGTGAAAATGCTGTTTGCCTTCGTGTTCGCACTGATCGGCAGCTTTCTGTTTGTCAACGTTTTGGACAGAATCAAGTTTAAAGACGCCGTGTTCATCCCTCTTGTCGGCTTGATGCTCGGAAGCGTCGTCAGCGCGGTCTCGACGTTTATCGCTTATCAGTATAATCTCATCCAAAATCTCAATGCATGGTTTGAGGGTAATTTCTCACTGATCATGAAAGGGCGGTATGAGCTGTTATATCTGAGTATTCCGCTCGTGATCATCGCCTATCTGTACGCCAACAAATTTACGGTAGCCGGAATGGGTGAGAGCTTTGCCGTCAACTTGGGGCTGAATTACAAGCGAGTGGTCAACATCGGCCTGATCATCGTGTCGGTGATCTCATCCGTCGTTATTTTGACGGTCGGGACGCTTCCGTTTCTCGGTCTGATCATCCCAAACATCGTCTCGATTTACCGCGGGGACCATTTGAAAAACAGCCTTCCTCATACGGCATTGCTCGGCGCCGTATTCGTCCTGTTTTGCGACATATTAGGGCGGCTGATCATTTTTCCGTATGAAATTTCCGTCGGTTTGATGGTCGGCATCATCGGGAGCGGCGTATTTCTTTATTTGCTGTTAAGGAGAAAAGCCTATGCGTGA
- a CDS encoding helix-turn-helix transcriptional regulator, translating to MKTHHMKLISVLQALSDPIRLEIVQALAETAEKTCGSCSNFKVAKSTLSHHFKVLREAGLLKVRIEGKHHYYSLCKDELDKQFPGLIDAILQVGKERW from the coding sequence ATGAAAACACATCACATGAAGTTAATCTCCGTTCTTCAGGCGCTGAGTGATCCGATCAGGCTGGAAATTGTCCAAGCTTTGGCTGAAACGGCGGAAAAAACGTGCGGTTCATGCAGCAATTTCAAAGTGGCCAAATCGACGCTTTCCCACCATTTCAAAGTGCTTCGGGAAGCCGGTCTTCTCAAAGTGCGGATTGAAGGAAAGCACCATTATTATTCCCTTTGCAAGGATGAACTGGATAAGCAGTTTCCGGGATTGATCGATGCGATCCTTCAAGTCGGCAAAGAACGGTGGTAA
- a CDS encoding aspartate kinase, whose product MKVVKFGGSSLATGAQLEKVFQIVTSDPERRAVVVSAPGKRHAQDTKVTDLLIDCARQYLLSGEAPELVETIVGRYADIAMELGLGGDVVSRIRRDLLHLLEGDKQNPERFIDAIKASGEDNNAKLVAAYFRHRGIEAEYVSPKDAGLFVTSEPGNAQVLPESYDNLFRLREHKGIIVFPGFFGFNQKGEVITFSRSGSDITGSILANGLKAELYENFTDVDAVYSVNPSIVSNPKEIRELTYREMRELSYAGFSVFHDEALIPAFRARIPVQIKNTNNPAAEGTRVVAERDNTNGPVVGIASDSGFCSIYISKYLMNREIGFGRRVLQILEDDGLTYEHIPSGIDDITIILRQDQMDETIEERVTRRIKKELDADEVTIEHNIALIMVVGEAMRHNVGTTARASKALSDAHVNIEMINQGSSEVSMMFGVKEAQEKQAVRALYQEFFAKVLV is encoded by the coding sequence ATGAAAGTCGTTAAATTTGGCGGCAGTTCGCTTGCAACAGGAGCACAGCTTGAAAAGGTTTTTCAAATCGTCACTTCCGATCCCGAGAGAAGAGCTGTCGTCGTATCAGCCCCCGGGAAACGCCATGCACAAGATACGAAAGTAACCGATCTGCTCATTGACTGCGCCAGGCAGTATTTATTATCAGGGGAAGCGCCCGAGCTTGTCGAAACGATTGTCGGGCGATATGCCGACATCGCAATGGAACTGGGGCTTGGCGGTGACGTGGTCAGCCGCATCCGCCGGGATCTGCTTCATCTGCTTGAAGGCGATAAGCAAAATCCCGAACGATTTATAGATGCGATCAAAGCAAGCGGAGAGGATAACAACGCCAAATTGGTCGCGGCATACTTCCGGCATCGGGGAATTGAAGCCGAATATGTCAGTCCAAAAGACGCCGGCCTTTTTGTAACGAGTGAACCAGGCAACGCCCAGGTGCTGCCCGAATCATATGACAACCTGTTTCGCCTGAGAGAGCACAAGGGGATCATTGTCTTTCCGGGATTTTTCGGTTTCAACCAGAAAGGCGAAGTCATTACGTTCTCGCGAAGCGGTTCCGATATTACAGGTTCGATTTTGGCAAACGGCCTGAAAGCCGAGCTTTATGAAAATTTCACTGACGTTGATGCCGTTTATTCCGTCAATCCGTCAATCGTTTCCAACCCGAAAGAAATTCGCGAACTCACCTATCGGGAAATGCGCGAATTGTCTTATGCCGGCTTTTCCGTTTTTCATGATGAAGCTCTGATCCCGGCTTTCCGCGCCCGCATCCCGGTTCAGATCAAAAATACGAACAATCCGGCCGCAGAAGGGACAAGAGTTGTAGCTGAGCGGGACAACACCAACGGTCCGGTCGTCGGAATCGCCAGTGACAGCGGCTTTTGCAGCATTTATATCAGCAAATATTTGATGAACCGTGAAATCGGATTTGGACGCCGCGTTCTGCAAATCCTTGAAGACGACGGTCTGACATATGAGCACATCCCTTCAGGCATCGATGACATCACGATTATTTTGCGGCAGGATCAAATGGATGAAACGATTGAAGAGCGGGTCACCAGACGGATCAAGAAAGAACTGGACGCCGATGAAGTGACGATCGAACACAATATCGCTTTGATCATGGTGGTCGGTGAGGCGATGCGCCATAATGTCGGAACGACGGCGAGAGCTTCAAAAGCTCTGTCTGACGCACATGTCAATATTGAAATGATCAATCAGGGCTCATCAGAAGTCAGCATGATGTTCGGTGTCAAAGAAGCGCAGGAAAAGCAAGCGGTCCGCGCCTTATATCAAGAATTCTTCGCGAAAGTGCTCGTGTAA
- a CDS encoding putative quinol monooxygenase, whose protein sequence is MIVLQAYMKVKPEKRDSFLESIQPLLKHSRAESGNAQYELFENTEEANTFVMLEQWKDQEALDAHNQTEHFQTFVKQAGDLLAEPLNVVRTQTT, encoded by the coding sequence ATGATCGTATTACAAGCTTACATGAAAGTAAAACCGGAAAAACGAGACTCATTTTTAGAAAGCATTCAGCCATTGCTTAAACATTCAAGAGCTGAAAGCGGAAATGCCCAATACGAGCTCTTCGAGAACACCGAAGAGGCCAATACATTTGTTATGCTCGAACAATGGAAAGACCAGGAAGCGCTTGACGCCCATAATCAAACAGAGCATTTTCAAACGTTTGTTAAACAAGCAGGCGACCTTTTAGCTGAACCGCTCAATGTGGTGCGCACGCAAACAACGTAA